One Methanococcus aeolicus Nankai-3 DNA segment encodes these proteins:
- a CDS encoding cation:proton antiporter (subunit G of antiporter complex involved in resistance to high concentrations of Na+, K+, Li+ and/or alkali), giving the protein MIDIYTFVNINIVKDIVLIICSLGILIASVRLWIQKDGKNMVYARLHIAGVVDIACIVILLVLNQPLLALIYLILCPFAAHAIANGDYYDELKETN; this is encoded by the coding sequence ATGATTGATATATATACATTTGTTAACATAAATATTGTTAAAGATATTGTTTTAATAATATGTTCATTGGGGATACTTATAGCATCAGTCAGACTTTGGATTCAAAAAGATGGCAAAAATATGGTTTATGCACGACTTCACATTGCGGGAGTTGTAGATATTGCCTGTATTGTCATATTATTAGTATTAAATCAGCCATTATTGGCATTAATATATTTAATTCTATGTCCATTTGCAGCTCATGCAATTGCCAATGGAGATTATTATGATGAATTAAAGGAAACTAATTAA
- the guaB gene encoding IMP dehydrogenase — MFLNKLEKAKKAYTFDDVLLIPNASFVEPKDTDLSVNLCGLKLNIPVVSAAMDTVSEKDMAVAIARKGGIGVIHRNMTVEEQVNQIKAVKKAEDLIVRDVYTISPDSTVADAQRLMEQVSISGLPVVNENDELVGIITTRDIKYIKNKKTVLKDCMTKKLIVGDEDTTHEKATEIMYNYKIERLPIVKNKKLIGMMTLRDILKRKQYPNAARDEKGRLIVAGACGPSDLNRAHALIDAEVDAIAIDCAHAHNMTVVNNVKILKKELEGTNIKLIVGNIATKEAAIDLINAGADALKVGIGPGSICTTRIVAGVGVPQLTAVAEVASVAKEHGVPVIADGGIKFSGDIAKAIAAGADAVMLGSLLAGTDEAPGQLITINGRRYKQYRGMGSVGAMTTNAGGGADRYFQSEMKHVKMVPEGIEGAVPYKGAVKDTIYQLMGGLRSSMGYCGAKNIKEMHEKARFVIITQSGQKESHPHDVIITNEAPNYPMNK; from the coding sequence TTGTTTTTAAATAAATTAGAAAAAGCCAAAAAAGCTTATACATTTGATGATGTTTTATTAATTCCTAATGCTTCGTTTGTAGAGCCAAAAGACACAGATTTATCTGTAAATTTATGTGGATTAAAATTAAATATTCCAGTGGTATCTGCTGCAATGGATACAGTATCTGAAAAAGATATGGCTGTTGCAATTGCTAGAAAAGGTGGAATAGGAGTAATTCACAGAAATATGACTGTGGAAGAACAGGTAAATCAGATAAAGGCAGTTAAAAAAGCAGAAGATTTAATTGTTAGAGATGTTTATACAATATCGCCAGATTCAACCGTGGCAGATGCTCAAAGATTGATGGAACAGGTATCAATTAGTGGATTGCCTGTTGTAAATGAAAACGATGAATTGGTTGGCATAATCACGACACGAGATATAAAATATATTAAAAATAAAAAAACAGTTTTAAAGGACTGTATGACTAAAAAGTTAATTGTGGGCGATGAAGATACAACCCATGAAAAGGCCACGGAAATTATGTATAATTACAAAATAGAGAGATTACCTATTGTAAAAAATAAAAAATTAATAGGTATGATGACATTACGAGATATTTTAAAAAGAAAACAATATCCGAATGCAGCACGAGACGAAAAAGGAAGGTTAATTGTAGCAGGAGCATGTGGTCCAAGTGATTTAAATAGGGCTCATGCACTAATAGATGCCGAAGTTGATGCCATAGCTATTGACTGTGCTCATGCCCACAATATGACTGTTGTAAATAATGTTAAAATACTTAAAAAAGAATTAGAAGGAACAAACATAAAATTAATTGTAGGTAATATAGCTACAAAAGAAGCAGCTATTGACTTAATAAACGCGGGAGCCGATGCCTTAAAAGTAGGAATTGGTCCGGGAAGTATTTGTACCACAAGAATAGTTGCAGGAGTTGGAGTTCCCCAGCTAACAGCAGTTGCCGAAGTTGCCAGTGTTGCAAAAGAGCATGGTGTTCCAGTGATTGCAGATGGTGGAATTAAATTCAGTGGAGATATAGCAAAGGCAATTGCAGCAGGTGCTGATGCCGTAATGTTAGGAAGTCTATTGGCAGGAACGGACGAAGCTCCAGGACAGTTAATTACAATTAACGGAAGAAGATACAAACAATATAGAGGAATGGGCTCTGTTGGAGCTATGACAACCAATGCAGGCGGTGGAGCAGATAGATACTTCCAAAGCGAAATGAAGCATGTTAAAATGGTTCCCGAAGGTATAGAAGGAGCTGTCCCATACAAAGGAGCCGTTAAAGATACAATATACCAATTAATGGGCGGTTTAAGGTCGTCTATGGGATACTGTGGAGCAAAGAATATAAAAGAAATGCATGAAAAAGCAAGATTTGTAATAATCACTCAAAGCGGTCAGAAAGAAAGCCACCCTCATGATGTGATTATTACAAATGAAGCTCCAAATTATCCAATGAATAAATAA
- the ilvE gene encoding branched-chain-amino-acid transaminase, producing MKIYLNGEFVEKEQAKISVYDHGLLYGDGVFEGIRVYDGVIFKLKEHIDRLFDSATSLQMDIQTSKDEISKIVIDTIRINELNNAYIRLVITRGVGDLGLDPRKCPKPTIFCIAEPMNPLLGEDGIKVITSSIRRLPVDVLNPAVKSLNYLNSILAKIQANYAGCDEAFLLDSEGYVAEGTGDNIFVIKNGKIKTPPVSSSVLKGITRDAVVDLAKEQGYEIIEEKLTLHDLYVADELFITGTAAELAHVVEIDGRVINNREMGVITKKLSEEFKKIRKIMGTKVY from the coding sequence ATGAAAATATATTTAAATGGCGAATTTGTCGAAAAAGAACAGGCAAAAATTTCAGTTTATGATCACGGTTTATTATATGGAGATGGAGTATTTGAAGGAATTAGGGTATATGATGGGGTAATATTCAAGTTAAAGGAACATATAGATAGATTATTCGATTCTGCAACTTCTCTTCAAATGGACATACAAACATCAAAAGATGAAATATCAAAAATCGTAATTGATACAATTAGAATAAATGAATTAAATAATGCATATATTAGATTGGTAATTACAAGGGGAGTTGGGGATTTGGGATTAGACCCTAGAAAATGTCCAAAACCGACCATTTTTTGTATTGCCGAACCTATGAATCCATTGCTCGGCGAAGATGGCATAAAAGTAATTACTTCTTCAATTAGAAGGTTACCTGTTGATGTTTTAAATCCTGCTGTAAAATCATTAAATTATTTAAACAGTATATTGGCAAAAATTCAGGCAAATTATGCCGGATGTGATGAGGCATTTTTATTGGATAGCGAGGGCTATGTGGCCGAAGGAACCGGGGACAATATATTTGTAATAAAAAATGGAAAAATAAAAACCCCTCCTGTGTCTTCCAGTGTTTTAAAAGGAATTACAAGAGATGCCGTAGTTGATTTGGCAAAAGAACAAGGATATGAAATTATAGAGGAGAAATTAACTCTCCACGATTTATATGTTGCCGACGAGTTATTTATCACTGGAACAGCTGCGGAATTAGCTCATGTTGTTGAAATAGATGGAAGAGTTATAAACAACAGGGAAATGGGAGTAATTACAAAAAAGTTGAGTGAGGAATTTAAGAAAATAAGAAAGATTATGGGGACAAAAGTTTATTAA
- a CDS encoding threonine--tRNA ligase, whose product MKVLLIHSDYLEFEAKQKTKIAEDTDILNGKMEECLTVFMAVEKEDEENPQNVIYNTVDEIIKTAENLKINNVVVYPYAHLSSELSSPKVAKEVLQKIEEELKQKNYSVLRAPFGWYKSFKISCKGHPLSELSRKITTERKEEKGETEAKDRPKNKFYILDGEKGEEGLKELDEKKVKKLKDKGLKSVAMHEMGIKHGGKEKDIEPPHVKFITEKEICDYEPSSDAGHFRWYPKGKLIRDLLQDYVYNMVVENNGMPVETPVMYDLGNKAIKEHADKFGERQYRFKQGNKDLMLRFAACFGQFMMKKDMYILPKHLPLKLYELSTYSFRYEQRGELVGLKRLRGFTMPDMHTVCKDTKQTIEEFENQFWMCLKTGDDLNTPYSTIFRFTEDFFEENKEWFFKVAKEYKEKYGKDVILELIPERKHYWVGKVDMAVIDSFGRPIENPTVQIDVESAKRFNIVVHDGNEKTYPVILHCSPTGSIERVLCGLLEKASLDADAGAPPMLPVWLSPIQARVIPVADAHSEYALSVAKKLRENGIRADFDDREESVGKKIRNAGKDWVPFVIVIGDKEVENNILTTTIREKSTLKKPVKENLTVEELIEKIKEETKGFPYRPLSLPLYCSLQPIFR is encoded by the coding sequence TTGAAAGTTTTATTGATTCACTCAGATTATTTGGAATTTGAAGCAAAACAAAAAACAAAAATTGCAGAAGATACAGACATATTAAATGGAAAAATGGAGGAATGTTTAACTGTTTTTATGGCTGTTGAGAAAGAGGATGAAGAAAATCCGCAAAATGTAATATATAATACAGTAGATGAGATAATAAAAACAGCCGAAAACTTAAAAATTAATAATGTGGTTGTTTATCCTTATGCCCATTTATCAAGTGAGTTAAGCTCCCCAAAGGTTGCAAAAGAAGTTTTACAGAAAATTGAAGAAGAATTAAAACAAAAAAATTATTCTGTTTTGAGAGCTCCATTTGGCTGGTATAAATCATTTAAGATTAGCTGTAAAGGACATCCATTAAGTGAATTATCTAGAAAAATAACCACAGAACGGAAAGAGGAAAAAGGAGAAACGGAGGCAAAAGACAGACCCAAAAATAAATTCTACATCCTTGATGGAGAAAAAGGAGAGGAAGGATTAAAAGAATTAGATGAAAAAAAGGTTAAAAAATTAAAAGATAAAGGTTTAAAATCCGTAGCCATGCATGAAATGGGAATAAAGCATGGAGGTAAAGAAAAGGATATAGAGCCACCACATGTTAAATTTATTACGGAAAAAGAAATCTGCGACTATGAACCTTCTTCCGATGCCGGACATTTTAGATGGTATCCAAAGGGGAAACTCATAAGAGACCTTTTGCAGGATTATGTTTATAATATGGTTGTAGAAAACAACGGTATGCCTGTTGAAACACCTGTAATGTATGATTTGGGAAATAAAGCAATAAAAGAACATGCAGATAAATTTGGAGAAAGACAGTACAGATTTAAACAGGGAAACAAGGATTTAATGCTTAGATTTGCGGCATGTTTTGGACAATTTATGATGAAAAAGGATATGTACATACTTCCAAAACATTTGCCTTTAAAATTATATGAGCTCAGCACATACAGTTTTAGATATGAACAAAGAGGGGAGCTCGTAGGATTAAAAAGGCTTAGGGGCTTCACCATGCCAGATATGCATACTGTTTGTAAAGATACCAAACAGACAATAGAGGAATTTGAAAATCAATTCTGGATGTGCTTAAAAACAGGAGATGACCTTAATACGCCATATTCTACAATATTTAGATTTACAGAGGATTTCTTTGAAGAAAATAAAGAATGGTTCTTTAAAGTGGCAAAAGAATATAAAGAAAAATATGGAAAAGATGTAATTCTTGAATTGATTCCAGAAAGAAAACACTACTGGGTAGGAAAAGTAGATATGGCTGTTATAGATAGCTTTGGAAGACCTATTGAAAATCCAACTGTTCAAATTGATGTTGAAAGTGCAAAAAGATTCAATATAGTTGTGCATGATGGAAATGAAAAAACCTATCCAGTCATACTTCACTGTTCCCCAACTGGAAGTATAGAAAGAGTATTATGCGGACTTTTGGAAAAGGCTTCATTAGATGCAGATGCAGGAGCTCCACCAATGTTGCCAGTTTGGTTATCCCCAATACAGGCAAGAGTAATACCTGTGGCTGATGCACATTCTGAATATGCCCTATCAGTTGCCAAAAAACTAAGAGAAAACGGAATAAGAGCAGACTTTGACGATAGAGAAGAAAGTGTCGGTAAAAAAATAAGAAATGCTGGTAAGGACTGGGTGCCATTTGTTATAGTTATAGGGGATAAAGAGGTTGAGAATAATATATTAACAACCACAATAAGAGAAAAATCCACATTAAAAAAGCCAGTTAAGGAAAATTTGACTGTTGAAGAGTTAATCGAAAAAATAAAAGAAGAAACCAAAGGATTCCCATACAGGCCATTAAGTTTGCCTTTATATTGCTCATTACAGCCAATATTTAGATAA
- a CDS encoding DUF4040 domain-containing protein: MDFNYSLIMDIGILLLVILSYVGALLEKDLIKCVVLTGLGGLGLAYIFSSLLAPDVALTEAILGGAVLPAFFAFTVRRTQRMDE; encoded by the coding sequence ATGGATTTTAATTATAGTTTAATTATGGACATAGGGATATTGTTATTGGTAATATTATCCTATGTCGGAGCTCTCCTTGAAAAAGATTTAATAAAATGTGTGGTGCTAACTGGTTTAGGGGGTTTGGGCTTGGCATATATATTTAGCTCCCTTCTTGCTCCCGATGTGGCATTAACAGAAGCCATATTGGGCGGTGCTGTTCTTCCAGCATTTTTTGCATTTACGGTGCGAAGAACTCAAAGAATGGATGAATAA
- a CDS encoding RNA-binding domain-containing protein, whose translation MENSNSTTGLKIQLKSKIKPTEDREKVIKAMKNIFTDAEIVVPETDKIYITVEGEAKNIERFKELIRSQAILDTARSVLEKGSKGNYTKFKINKQAAYSEVVNFDKDIHGGIYVKIICSDEDELIKAIKDIAPRTKYGKIINEDEEIENEYENKNKK comes from the coding sequence ATGGAAAATTCAAATTCAACAACTGGATTAAAAATACAATTAAAATCAAAAATAAAACCAACAGAAGATAGAGAAAAAGTAATAAAAGCTATGAAAAACATATTTACTGATGCAGAAATTGTAGTCCCCGAAACAGACAAAATATATATTACAGTAGAGGGAGAAGCAAAAAATATTGAAAGATTTAAAGAATTGATTAGAAGTCAGGCAATACTCGACACAGCCCGAAGTGTGCTCGAAAAAGGTTCAAAAGGAAACTACACAAAATTTAAAATAAACAAACAAGCAGCATATTCGGAAGTAGTTAATTTTGATAAAGACATACATGGCGGAATTTATGTAAAAATAATATGTTCCGATGAAGACGAACTAATAAAAGCAATAAAAGACATAGCTCCAAGAACGAAATATGGAAAAATAATAAATGAAGACGAAGAAATTGAAAATGAATATGAAAATAAAAATAAAAAATAG
- a CDS encoding tRNA (N(6)-L-threonylcarbamoyladenosine(37)-C(2))-methylthiotransferase, which produces MNLKTLKIFIEGYGCTLNTADTNIINNSIKKFKNFIIVNNLDDADIVVINTCVVRLETEHKMISRINYIKSLNKYIVIAGCMPKALKKKAEKINPDILIMPKEAHLIGDIIYNYFKNNIGNENNADNKIEDSMKCGELPHNQASSSGNYNDIDNKLTQLKPNNLIMPLPISEGCTGKCTYCIVKIARGRLASYNPDKIINKAKEFVDNGVKQMLITSQDTACYGFDKNTTLPTLLNEICQIKGDFNIRIGMMHAKNVPMIIDELIDRYKDDKITKFFHLPIQSGDDDVLRAMKREYTVDEYMDIAMEFKRKIKDLNFNTDVIVGFPTETEDNFNNTIELLKKLKPDAIHGAKYTQRKGTEADRLKQVDTKIRKERMKILDKLRKEFSLENHEKYVGKIMPCLIVGKNEGITHNCKTVKFENCEDVKIGEFRKIKIKEALTFGLYGEIIN; this is translated from the coding sequence ATGAATTTAAAAACATTAAAAATATTCATAGAAGGATATGGTTGCACACTTAACACAGCAGATACAAACATAATAAATAATTCTATAAAGAAATTTAAGAACTTTATTATTGTAAATAATTTAGATGATGCCGATATTGTGGTCATAAACACTTGTGTTGTTAGGTTAGAAACAGAGCACAAAATGATTTCGCGTATAAATTATATTAAATCATTAAATAAATACATTGTTATAGCTGGCTGTATGCCGAAGGCACTAAAAAAGAAAGCCGAGAAAATAAATCCAGATATATTAATAATGCCAAAAGAGGCACATCTTATAGGGGATATAATATATAATTATTTTAAAAATAATATAGGTAATGAAAATAATGCCGATAATAAAATAGAGGACAGTATGAAATGTGGGGAGCTCCCTCATAATCAGGCTTCATCCAGTGGCAACTATAACGACATTGATAATAAACTAACCCAATTAAAACCAAATAATTTAATAATGCCATTACCTATATCGGAAGGATGCACTGGAAAATGCACATATTGTATCGTAAAAATAGCAAGGGGTAGATTGGCCTCATATAATCCCGATAAAATAATAAATAAAGCAAAAGAATTTGTAGATAATGGAGTAAAACAGATGTTAATTACTTCGCAGGATACGGCATGTTATGGATTTGATAAAAACACTACGCTACCAACATTATTAAATGAAATATGCCAAATTAAAGGAGATTTCAACATAAGAATAGGAATGATGCATGCTAAAAATGTCCCTATGATTATCGATGAATTGATAGACCGTTATAAAGATGATAAAATTACAAAATTTTTCCACCTTCCAATCCAAAGTGGAGATGATGATGTTTTAAGGGCAATGAAAAGAGAATATACTGTTGATGAATATATGGACATTGCAATGGAATTTAAACGAAAAATAAAGGATTTAAACTTTAACACTGATGTTATTGTGGGGTTCCCAACTGAAACAGAGGATAATTTTAATAATACAATAGAATTATTAAAAAAATTAAAGCCTGATGCAATACATGGGGCAAAATATACTCAACGAAAAGGAACAGAGGCAGATAGATTAAAACAAGTAGATACCAAAATACGAAAGGAGAGAATGAAGATATTGGATAAATTAAGAAAAGAATTTAGTCTGGAAAATCATGAGAAATATGTTGGAAAAATTATGCCTTGTCTCATTGTTGGAAAAAATGAGGGTATAACTCACAACTGTAAAACTGTAAAATTTGAAAATTGTGAAGATGTTAAAATAGGGGAATTTAGAAAAATAAAAATAAAAGAGGCTTTAACATTTGGTTTATATGGGGAAATAATTAATTAA
- a CDS encoding GTPase, with protein MNNKNKIRRVPAKKIAHKIINECDVILMVVDGRNPEGTRNMQLEERIKKEDKKMILVLNKADLVPKHVIEKWSSKFKQENPNTKTVFVSSTNKKGTKILRDDIKYYLQINKINEGKVGVVGYPNVGKSSLINALTGKTSALSGLTAGLTKGEQWIKLTKKIKLLDTPGVIEPKDEDELVMIGAIRYEKIENPVDPAIKILKLLGSFDMDIVRKYCGDTIEINDVEEINEKLIEKIGKKFNFLGKNGIIDMKRTAKYIIKDYQGGKLNYYEVKKKSREQIRSTNIGFITKHLKDFLFIDDANAVVSHLSDISELSDVKVRKPIIGSKKIDDATVIISFGEKTANAGRKKVEEKAKTDGITLYSQGGGRCGKNRIFIGVGE; from the coding sequence ATGAACAATAAAAACAAAATTAGAAGGGTTCCAGCAAAGAAAATAGCCCACAAAATAATTAACGAATGTGATGTTATTTTAATGGTTGTAGATGGGAGAAATCCAGAAGGAACAAGAAACATGCAATTAGAGGAAAGAATAAAAAAAGAAGATAAAAAAATGATTTTAGTATTAAATAAAGCTGATTTAGTTCCAAAGCATGTAATTGAAAAATGGAGCTCCAAGTTTAAACAAGAAAATCCAAATACTAAAACAGTATTTGTGAGTTCTACAAACAAAAAGGGGACAAAAATATTGAGAGATGATATAAAATACTATCTTCAAATAAACAAAATAAATGAGGGAAAAGTTGGGGTAGTAGGATATCCAAATGTTGGAAAATCTTCTTTAATAAATGCTTTAACAGGTAAAACAAGTGCTTTAAGTGGATTAACTGCAGGACTTACCAAGGGGGAGCAATGGATAAAACTTACAAAGAAAATAAAATTATTGGATACTCCGGGAGTAATTGAGCCAAAAGATGAAGATGAGCTTGTAATGATTGGAGCAATTAGATATGAGAAAATAGAGAATCCAGTAGACCCAGCAATAAAAATATTAAAATTATTGGGTTCATTTGATATGGATATAGTAAGAAAATACTGTGGCGACACCATTGAAATAAATGATGTAGAAGAAATAAACGAGAAGCTTATAGAAAAAATAGGTAAAAAATTCAATTTCCTTGGAAAGAATGGTATAATTGATATGAAAAGAACCGCAAAATACATAATAAAAGATTATCAAGGTGGAAAATTAAATTATTATGAGGTTAAGAAAAAAAGTAGGGAACAAATAAGATCTACAAATATAGGATTTATTACAAAACATTTGAAAGATTTCTTATTTATTGATGACGCAAATGCCGTAGTGTCCCATTTATCAGATATTAGTGAATTATCTGATGTGAAAGTTAGAAAGCCCATAATCGGCTCAAAGAAAATTGATGACGCCACAGTTATAATATCTTTTGGGGAAAAAACAGCAAATGCAGGTAGAAAAAAGGTGGAGGAAAAGGCAAAAACAGACGGAATAACATTGTATTCCCAAGGTGGCGGACGATGTGGGAAAAATAGAATATTTATAGGAGTTGGCGAATAG
- a CDS encoding pyridoxal phosphate-dependent aminotransferase, whose translation MISNRCKNIEPSEIRKIFNMATKDSINLGIGEPDFDTPQHIVEGAKKALDEGKTHYTPNNGIPELREAISHKLKIDNNLDVDANNIITTCGASEALMLSLMTLVNKGDEVLISNPGFVSYNSLTQLCEGNIIPMKLDEKFNIDIEEVKNSITNKTKCIMLNSPANPTGKVMDKSEIKAICDIAEDNNIIIISDEIYEKIIYDKKHYSPMEFTDNCILINGFSKSHAMTGWRIGYIGINENLNKKYDLIENMTKIHQYGFACATSFAQYGALEALTGSQNCVNEMLNEFRRRRDLMVNGLKNTFKLTVPDGAFYVFPNVEEYDNGMEISQKLIENNILCVPGIAFGSGGENYVRFSYATKYEDIEKALEIINNLFE comes from the coding sequence ATGATTTCCAACAGATGTAAAAACATAGAACCTTCGGAAATAAGGAAAATATTTAATATGGCTACAAAGGATTCTATAAATTTAGGAATTGGAGAGCCAGATTTTGACACTCCACAACATATAGTTGAGGGAGCAAAAAAAGCACTTGACGAAGGTAAAACACATTACACACCAAACAATGGAATACCGGAGCTCCGCGAAGCAATATCCCATAAATTAAAAATTGATAATAATTTAGATGTAGATGCCAACAATATTATCACAACATGCGGAGCTTCTGAGGCTTTAATGCTTTCCCTTATGACACTGGTTAATAAAGGAGATGAGGTTTTAATATCAAATCCTGGTTTTGTATCCTATAATAGTTTAACGCAATTATGCGAAGGAAATATTATCCCGATGAAATTAGATGAAAAATTTAACATTGACATTGAAGAAGTCAAAAACAGCATCACAAATAAAACAAAATGTATAATGTTAAATTCGCCTGCAAATCCAACCGGTAAGGTTATGGATAAAAGCGAGATAAAAGCAATATGTGATATAGCAGAGGATAACAATATAATTATAATATCCGATGAAATTTATGAAAAAATAATATATGATAAAAAACATTATTCTCCTATGGAGTTTACAGATAATTGCATACTTATAAATGGTTTTTCAAAATCTCATGCTATGACTGGTTGGAGAATTGGATATATAGGAATTAATGAGAATTTAAATAAAAAATATGATTTAATAGAAAATATGACTAAAATACATCAATATGGATTTGCCTGTGCAACTTCATTTGCTCAATATGGAGCTTTGGAGGCATTAACTGGGAGTCAAAATTGTGTTAATGAAATGTTAAATGAATTTAGGAGAAGAAGAGATTTAATGGTAAATGGATTAAAAAATACCTTTAAATTAACTGTTCCAGATGGGGCATTTTATGTATTTCCAAATGTTGAAGAATATGACAATGGAATGGAAATATCTCAAAAATTAATTGAAAATAATATTTTATGTGTTCCCGGCATTGCATTTGGTAGTGGCGGGGAAAATTATGTTAGATTTTCTTATGCTACAAAATATGAGGATATAGAAAAAGCGTTGGAAATAATAAATAATTTATTTGAATAA
- a CDS encoding SWIM zinc finger family protein translates to MDYKDIYDDKIKERGGQYYKNNLVNFCVKFENKLYGKVVGGDLYRTTVDLKDYAGICSCPYKYNCKHAYALIEAYKNNNFINGDELFNNLKNKPKDELIDILKNIVVDGFFWGELLERNNKNNLVEKGKSILKLIPIENKNIYTFKSFLRNRFLKNATNEELLDLLEEIANNEYLEAENRDTIEIVEMMVLEIFERNNKELVKSALKLYNKRKNKLWLVNEYYIDYFGIEY, encoded by the coding sequence ATGGATTATAAAGACATATACGACGATAAAATCAAAGAAAGGGGAGGGCAATATTATAAAAATAATCTTGTTAATTTCTGTGTAAAATTTGAAAATAAATTATATGGCAAAGTTGTTGGAGGGGATTTATACAGAACCACTGTGGATTTAAAAGATTATGCTGGAATTTGCTCCTGTCCATATAAATACAATTGCAAACATGCCTACGCTTTAATTGAAGCATATAAAAATAATAATTTCATTAATGGGGACGAATTATTTAATAATTTAAAAAATAAACCAAAAGATGAATTAATTGATATTTTGAAAAATATTGTTGTCGATGGCTTTTTTTGGGGGGAGCTCCTTGAACGGAACAATAAAAATAATCTTGTGGAAAAAGGAAAATCTATTTTAAAATTAATTCCTATTGAAAATAAAAATATATATACATTTAAGTCATTTTTAAGAAATAGATTTTTAAAAAATGCCACTAATGAGGAATTATTGGATTTATTGGAAGAAATTGCAAATAATGAGTATCTTGAAGCTGAAAATAGGGATACCATTGAAATAGTTGAAATGATGGTATTGGAAATATTTGAAAGAAATAATAAAGAATTGGTAAAAAGTGCTTTAAAATTATACAATAAACGAAAAAATAAATTATGGCTTGTAAATGAATATTATATTGATTATTTTGGAATTGAATATTAA